The following coding sequences lie in one Lacerta agilis isolate rLacAgi1 chromosome 4, rLacAgi1.pri, whole genome shotgun sequence genomic window:
- the TBX19 gene encoding T-box transcription factor TBX19, with translation MTDLGCKKHSDCTVSRLLNVVENELQAGRDKGDPTEKQLQVVLEDAALWQRFREVTNEMIVTKNGRRMFPVLKISVSGLDPNAMYSFLLDFAPTDSHRWKYVNGEWVPAGKPEPSNHSCVYIHPDSPNFGAHWMKAAVSFSKVKLTNKLNGNGQIMLNSLHKYEPQVHIVRVGGPHRMVMNCSFPETQFIAVTAYQNEEITALKIKYNPFAKAFLDAKERNHPKDASDIVSESQHITYSHLGGWLISNPDAMCTAGSSGYQYGGTFPLPAAAHSHHGCEHYSALRGHRAVPYPASYMQRNHSPTVNLIESTNNDLQVPSVHEGWAAVPSSHHGNLLPVPHNSGTATPGPSHYPCLWTVSNNALNVANLASDASSSPPGPFLRSNIALPATSSSASIPLQGTVAGSMEAQPEPTFSRLTESTWASVASHSF, from the exons ATGACTGATTTGGGCTGCAAGAAACATAGTGACTGCACTGTCTCCAGGCTGCTCAATGTGGTGGAGAATGAGCTCCAAGCTGGCAGAGACAAAGGAGACCCCACCGAAAAACAGCTCCAGGTTGTCTTAGAGGATGCTGCACTATGGCAGAGATTCAGAGAAGTTACTAATGAGATGATTGTCACGAAGAATGGCAG ACGGATGTTCCCTGTTTTAAAGATCAGTGTCTCGGGCTTGGATCCCAATGCCATGTATTCTTTTCTACTTGATTTTGCTCCGACTGACAGCCACCGCTGGAAGTATGTGAATGGAGAATGGGTCCCAGCCGGAAAGCCAGAGCCGTCGAATCACAGCTGTGTCTATATCCACCCAGACTCTCCCAACTTTGGGGCGCACTGGATGAAGGCTGCGGTATCTTTCAGTAAAGTGAAACTTACCAACAAGTTGAATGGCAATGGGCAG ATTATGTTGAATTCTCTGCACAAATACGAGCCGCAAGTTCATATTGTTCGAGTTGGAGGCCCACACAGGATGGTAATGAATTGTTCCTTTCCTGAAACTCAGTTCATAGCTGTGACTGCTTACCAAAATGAAGAG ATAACAGCTCTCAAGATCAAGTACAACCCCTTTGCCAAAGCTTTTCTGGATGCAAAAGAAAG AAACCACCCCAAGGATGCTTCAGATATTGTCTCTGAAAGTCAGCACATCACATATTCTCACT TAGGTGGCTGGTTGATTTCTAACCCAGATGCCATGTGCACAGCAGGAAGTTCAGGCTATCAGTATGGTGGGACTTTCCCTCTGCCTGCTGCTGCCCATTCTCACCACGGCTGTGAGCACTATTCGGCCCTTCGAGGACACAGGGCTGTTCCATACCCTGCTTCATACATGCAAAGAAATCACTCTCCAACTG TGAATTTGATAGAAAGCACCAACAATGATCTTCAAGTGCCATCGGTCCATGAAGGCTGGGCTGCAGTACCCTCCAGTCACCATGGCAACTTGCTCCCGGTGCCACACAACAGTGGTACGGCCACCCCGGGTCCGAG CCACTATCCATGCCTATGGACAGTCAGCAACAATGCCCTCAATGTGGCCAACCTTGCGAGTGATGCAAGCAGCAGCCCTCCCGGACCATTCCTGAGAAGCAACATTGCATTGCCTGCCACATCGTCCTCTGCTTCAATTCCTTTGCAGGGTACAGTTGCTGGCAGCATGGAAGCACAACCGGAGCCCACTTTCTCCAGGTTAACAGAGTCCACCTGGGCATCTGTAGCCTCCCATTCATTTTAA